In Pyrus communis chromosome 11, drPyrComm1.1, whole genome shotgun sequence, the sequence GATTTAACTACTAAGTGCTCGAACCCATTGGAGTCACAAAGCCTAAAAGCAACCTAATTTGAGATTCATATTAAACATGGAGTTCTCAACCGAAATTGAACAGTGTGTTGGAATTGGCATAAAATCAATATGCGCCTAATCTAAAACAAGTATCAATATAGGATAAAAAGATTTACGTTTTTTGGGTTCATCTGGACGCAAGCTAACTTTTGTTTAGGAATTTAATCTAGGATTTGGTTTCCTATGTATTGTCGGATTTGGCTTCCTACTAGGTTTTGGCTGTAACCTATGTCATCTATTAGTCTAAACAGACGATCTGAGGAGCAGTTTTAAACAGAAGATTGTGAGGCGTTCATTGTGTACTTGAGAGCTATTGTGAATTTGTGAGTTCTCATGTATTTGATTGGTGATTAATAAAAGGTTCCATTGGTAGAAAGGCACTCCTCTTTGCATTTGTGGAAACAATCTCTTTGCAAAGCAAGGGTAAGGCTACTTACAATAGACATCCCCCCACTCTTGTAAGCGAggagccttgttggcttggggTCGCCCTTTTGGTAGAGAGATACTCCTATCGGAGGAACTCTTAAATTGTTTTGTGTTCTTTGCAATTTCGTTTATCGCTTGGTTTGGTTTTCGGTTTAAGGAATAACACAAAGCTCAGGGTAATACACAGATTCAACAAAACAAAGCCCATCCGATTAAGCAATCACTTTTCGGTTTCAATTCTACTATTTATTGATTGACAGCAACTTGGCATAGGACGGGAAGTTCTCAAATAAATCAACTTTTAGCACCTCAAATCTTGAAAATACAAAGTTGAGCACATAAATCAGAGAACTACAATACACATTCCAACGGAAACAAATCCAAAAGctcaaaaaaacaaattaaacaaacaaaagaaagtgaaaaaaataacatcaaaaaaaaaaaaaaaaaaaaaaaaaaagaaaggaagaaaacgGAGAGGTTACCTGCGGAGCCAATTGAGGAAGGAATCCAGCAAACCCATTTTTTCGAAACAACTGAGAAATGGAGAATTTGTTGTTAAGAATAAGACGAGCAAGCAAACGGGAGGGAGGAGGAAAAAGGAAGCAGAGGAAGGAaaccaacaagaagggaaacTTGGGCCGGCCCGACTCTGATGATTCCTTTGTTTTTCCCTCTTGCAattgagtaattttttttaatgtgctaGTTACACGGGATGATACATCACGttatattatataaattgtgtgatatgtgtgctaaaaatctattaacttaaaaaataaaatttctcaccacttctattaaaataCAAAGTGTACCATTTGTATtcccgtcacaataaaaaatttctttcttGTAACGACCGACCGCTGCTCcccagttctttttttttttccttttttttttccctttttttaaaATCTTTCTCAAGTTTTTAACTGCGGGTGGGCTCCAAACTGACCGAACCGACTGATCGAACCATTTTAGTTGGTTTTTATCAAGAAAATGgctaaacaatttaaaaactaagCCGAATTGATTTTATGCTGATTTAGTTTGgttttgatacttttgaaaCCGATCAAAATCAAAACGAAtggattatatattttttaattacaattttattATCTTAACCCATTTCGTTTCGGGTTGAATCTTTTCCATTTAATGTAAATTAAGACAATATTATCAttcgtattaaaaaaaaagaggttttttgatatgggtccaaagtaactaaaaattggacctatttcaaaagttaaaagtcattaaaaattggacctatttcaaaaggttgtctataaaattggacctctttcaaattttccctaaaaaataaataagagttATTGTTTAATGATATTCCCCTTAATAGGGCCGCTATTTTAGTGGGTCTATTGACCAACCCACACGATACAGATTGAGTTGGGTTGAGTTATAaacattaataatttatttatgagtATAAACATATACGCTTGTTCAATAAATAGGTCGGGTTGGGCTAAAATATTATTAGCCCGATTGAAACCGAAGCACTCGAATGACAATAACTCTTAAACATACATGTATATTAGGtggatatatacatataattgaGTAACTTTTAAACGTATGTGTTCATTAATTCTTGATTTGAATAGTAAAATTTATGTATTAGTAGTATGTAGTGATATAACAACATCATATCCACAAGACTTAGGCCTAATTTGACACAAGCATTGATTATTTATCACTCCTACTcacattaaaaataacaaagaaacCAATTAAACCCAGCACATGGAACCCGCCCAACCCAACCCGCTAAACAATGATTTGGGTGGGTTGGTTTACCCATTTTCTTGAGTGAAAATGAGTCAGAACATTCCAACCCAAGCATGTTGGGTTGGCCAACAGGTTGAATGCTAACCCGACCAACCCACTCAAGTACAAATTATCCATGCAGAGAATCCCACAACCCAATTTGGGATCCCAAAGAAGAGAACCCTCAaatcaccaaagtgctcaaaactatCTGATAAAATTATTCTCCAAGCAAAGAGATAATGCTTGATTAGctgaaattaaagaacaaatgaAGCATTttcaaatcaataaaatttGCATCGAGCTCAAAGCCAAGAAGAAACAGAAGAGGTGAGAACACCTCACTCAGGCAAACTCAGATTCGCAATTTAGGCAACCGCGTTATAAACAACCGTAATACAGATATCCCCCTCCACAAACATGAAACAGCATAAACGGTAATATACAGGGGGTAAAAGAAGAATGCTAATAAGAACACAAATCTGAAGAATGCTAATAAGAACACAAATATGGTGAAAGCGATAAAGAACCATGATCCTGGCTGTAAAGTTTCTCTCACGAaaaactcaagaataaacaaatTATGCCTGACCGGAAGGGCAATGCAGGAAGAATGCAGATCTATGTTCAATCCTTCCGGTGGTATGCGCTTGTCAGCTGAAAAATACTGCTAAGAAAGTCCATCGTCTCCATCATGAGATATATCAGGATTCGGATCATGTCCGTGCTGTAAGCTGGAACTGTAAAGCTCCTGGATTCGGCTAGTCACCTCACCCATTGAAGGGCGGCTATCAGGGTACGTAACAGTACATTCAAGTGCAATCTGTAAAAGCTGAACCATATCCTCCTCAACATTTTGGTACCTGAGAAGCTCGGAGTCAAACACCTCGGCTGTCCACTCCTCTCGAACCACTGAGTGAACCCATCTTGGAAGGTCTAGTCCTTCGTCATTCATGATAGCTTGGGTTGGAGGCTTTCCTGTAAGTAGCTCCAAAAGCAATACGCCAAAGCTGTAAACATCTGCCTTTTGGGTTACTTTGCTAGTATCTGTGAGTTCTGGGGCACGATAACCAGAAATGCGGTTTGGAGTAGAGGTTGGGCTTGCAAGATGAGCAAGGCAAAAATCAGAGACACAGGCTTCATAGGATCTAGTGAGAAGGATGTTTGAAGATTTAATATTTCCATGGGAGGTCGTGGGACCCTGAGAATGTAGATATGTAATTGCACGAGCAGCTCCAACAGCAATACCAGACCTTGTTTCCCAAATCAATGGAGTCCTTCCAGAGCCTCTGGCTCCTGTAGTGAAAAGATACATAAATGAAATGCTAACAGAAAGATGGTGAACAAAGAGAACAAAGAGGTCCGGCAACATTGTTGTTTTCCAACTTTCGATGtgggtttttgaattttagcACCGCTGAAGAGCACAACACTGGCGTTTGGTGCAAGACTGCTAGcattattaaaaatttaaccaATATTTGCTAATTACTTAACAGaaacattaaataaaatatcatatCTTACCAGCAAATGGAGCTAAAAGCACcaatacatcatcaatataaataataacaaaGGTGCCAAAAACTGAATTGAACTGGCATACCAGTTGTTTCTTAccaaaaagataataaaaaaattatgcacCGCATATGCACAAATTCAGTCACACACACAGAATTACAAAAGATGCTTCTTGCTTTCAGGAATAATTATGAATTGCATATGCACAAATTCATCCAATGTGATTTATTGCCAACGAATAAtggatttaaaaataaaagatagaaacTGCTTCAAGTACGTCAAAGCTCAGAAGCTTCCAGCATGTCTTTGCACCAGGTCCATGTAAGTTCTGCTAGCATATGGGACTAAATGCCACATCTCTTATCCAATACAAGAGACCAGTAATCAAATAAAGACATCCTTCTTATGCCTATGTAGCTTAATACTTTCTTAGGACCTCACATTTTGCTTCTTCCATGTAACAGAAACAGCTCCAATGGGTCACAATCCTAGTTGCTCTCGGACGAAATTCAGTATGATCTATTATTTATTCCGTGTCTTTTTCAATATGTATTGATATGTATAGCAAGCGACGACAAACAAAAGGCTTCCACATTACTAGTCCAATTCCAAAGACGCGACAACAAAACGACAATGCAGTTGACATAGGAAATGTACCAAAAATCCATCCAACGGAGAAACACAATCAAGAAGAACTCAATTAACATGATATACCAACAGAAACCATTTATAGAAAAACAAACGGGAAAATACCAACAAAAATAATAGCTACAAATCATAATGCAACTAATGGAACCCCAGAAAGAAGTGCTCACCGTGCAAAAGAGCAGATAAGCTTCCCATAGGCATGTAATCATACACAAGAAGCTTCTCATCCCTGCTATAGTAGTAAGCCCTGAGTGGGACCAAATTTACATGATCCATTTTCCCAATCTCTTCAATCTTCTCCTTGAATTCCTTCTCTGATACAGCCACTTCCTTCAACCTCTTCACTGCCATTGACACCCCCTCATCCAAAGCGGCCTTGTACGTAGTCCCAAAAGTCCCCTTTCCAAGTACCTCAGCGGATGCCCTCAACAAATCCTCCAAATCAAACACCCTCACCGCATCCCCGAAGAACACTAAACTCTTACTCCCACCAGCACTCTTTACATTCCCCTTCGGTGCAGATGAGGAACCAGTACTCAAACTCCTATCCATCACCGCCCTTCCACGGGCGGTTTCAGCCTCCTGAGGTTTCCCTGTCACGACAAAGTTTGTACCGTTTTcgccatttttctttcttttacacAAAAATATCACAATGGCAACAATCACCAACAACCCAATAATACTACCAATCACAATCCCTGCAATTGCCCCACCAGCCAACTTATTCTTCTTCCCAGCACTCTCAGTCTCATTACAGGGCTTCAACGGCTTCCCACAGAGCAAATTCCCCTCAAACGCGTTTTTGGGCCAACCTGAAAGCTTCGCCGGGACCGACCCGTTCAACTGGTTAAAGGAAACGTTGAATTGTCCCAGAGACGACAAACCCAACTCAGGAATTGACCCGGTAAGCTCATTTTCTTCCAAATGCAGACTTACCAAACTCGTCAAATTATTAAACCCCGGAGAAATTTCACCGGagaatttatttttatcaagGTTCAATCTCGTAAGGTTTTTCAATTTGAACAAAAACTCAGGAATTGGACCGGAAAACGAGTTACCTTGCAAGTAGAGTTTCTGAGGGTTGACTAAGTTGACAAGGTCGTTCGGGAGTGGACCGGAGAGCGCATTTACGCGCAGAGAGAGGCTTAAGAGCTGTGTCAAGTTCCCGAGGCCCGGAGGGAGCTTCCCGACGAGTGCCCGACCCGGAAGCCTCAACTCGGTGACCCGGTCCGACTCGCATTTGACGCCGAGCCACGAACAGGGGTTGGTCTCCGTCACGTTCCACCCCATTATACGGCCTCTCACAGCGGTCCTGAGCGCCAGCAAGGCCTCTCTGTCGGACGCCAGATCAGAATTTGCAGTCAGGAAAACACCAAGCCAACATACCAGTAACGAAATCAGCTTCGGGGGCTTCATTTGTTCAACTCCAATGCGAAAAACAGAGGTGGGTTTTGTTCTTCGGGGCGAGTTACGAAATGGGTTTCATCCGTTTTGTGAGTTGAACTCGAATTTGGTTGTGTGGTATCTGTTTGGCTGGcgagaaagtgagagaaaacGAGAGAAAATTGAAGGAAGGAGGGGGAAGGTTGAGAACTTGAGAGGACACTGAGGTTGTTGCGTTTGAATTAAGCGCACCGGAAATTCAGAAATGGCGTTTAAAACGCGACCGATTCTGTACGTGCAGGTGTAAATAGTTATAATGCAGCcactgacttttttttttgaaacattaAAGTACGTGTGGGAATGGTTGAAAACTTTGGGGTTTTGGGGAAGGTTAAGTTCCAATCATCAACACAACGGAAGCTTCGGAATGGGACCCATTAAACATTAGGACGGTCTTCAAGTCTTCAAAATGTAGATGTGAATTTCTTATACGGGTGTgctatatacattttttttttccttctcacaTACATACTTAATTTACGATCATcagatcaaataaattaaagaatatcaaatgaTAGAATTAACAAAGGATGTGTGAGACACACCCCacttattatataaatttgactttttagtcAAATGGTTCATCAGATTGTCAGGttcttgagatttaaaatcgatactTGAGATATAAAAACGATACCTGAAATTgtccactatcaatcattttggttcttctAGAAAAAATCCCGTAAAGAAACCACTAGTTTAAATAAAggggttgatttgacaaaatactatcaatttaattgagattttttataaaatgattgatggtgcaTAATCTCATCAACGACTTCtctcgattttaaatctcatagATCAAAATGACAAGTTATTCTAATCTCAGAGactattttggttttaaaaaactTATAAGTCTTAGGTGTGCATTAAATGGTGGGTCTAAATTTGGGAGCATATCATGCCATGACTTGGATGGACTTACCTTTGTCAATAAGAAAATGTATACGGCCAATTAGGAAGTGCATTAAGATACGTCAAACCATTTGTCATAGTAACAAGGAAAGGAAATTGATTTTTACCCAAtgtttttttctctatttacGCATCTGATTTGTTTATATCGgttgattttcttcttcttcttcattcaatCTAATGGTCTATAATCATGGGCTATAGAGAAAAATGATGTCTTTAAATTAGTTCCTTAAAAGATCATTTAGCTAAAAAGGAAATTGTATAAGAAATAATTGATTACATAACACCTTGAAGTTCTCAAATTGATTGGATTTTTGATAATTTGAAATCGTTTT encodes:
- the LOC137708098 gene encoding probable inactive receptor kinase At1g48480, coding for MKPPKLISLLVCWLGVFLTANSDLASDREALLALRTAVRGRIMGWNVTETNPCSWLGVKCESDRVTELRLPGRALVGKLPPGLGNLTQLLSLSLRVNALSGPLPNDLVNLVNPQKLYLQGNSFSGPIPEFLFKLKNLTRLNLDKNKFSGEISPGFNNLTSLVSLHLEENELTGSIPELGLSSLGQFNVSFNQLNGSVPAKLSGWPKNAFEGNLLCGKPLKPCNETESAGKKNKLAGGAIAGIVIGSIIGLLVIVAIVIFLCKRKKNGENGTNFVVTGKPQEAETARGRAVMDRSLSTGSSSAPKGNVKSAGGSKSLVFFGDAVRVFDLEDLLRASAEVLGKGTFGTTYKAALDEGVSMAVKRLKEVAVSEKEFKEKIEEIGKMDHVNLVPLRAYYYSRDEKLLVYDYMPMGSLSALLHGARGSGRTPLIWETRSGIAVGAARAITYLHSQGPTTSHGNIKSSNILLTRSYEACVSDFCLAHLASPTSTPNRISGYRAPELTDTSKVTQKADVYSFGVLLLELLTGKPPTQAIMNDEGLDLPRWVHSVVREEWTAEVFDSELLRYQNVEEDMVQLLQIALECTVTYPDSRPSMGEVTSRIQELYSSSLQHGHDPNPDISHDGDDGLS